In the genome of Oncorhynchus tshawytscha isolate Ot180627B unplaced genomic scaffold, Otsh_v2.0 Un_contig_8524_pilon_pilon, whole genome shotgun sequence, the window cgccattccatctggtttgggcttagtgggactcatttgtttttcaacaagacaatgacacaacatacctccaggctgtgtaagggctatttgaccaagaaggagagtgatggagtgctgcatcagatgacctggcctccacaatcaccagaccgtAACTCAATTGAgttggtttaggatgagttggattgcagagtgaaggtaaagcagccaacaattgctcagcatgtGTGTGAACTTCAAGATTATTGGAAAAACATtcctggtgaagctggttgagagagtgccaagagtgtgccaagctgtcaaggcaaggggtgaatactttgaaCAATCTAAAATACAAgctattttgatttaacacttttttttggttactacatgattccacatgtgttattccatagttttgatgttttcacttattattcaatgtagaaaatagtaaaaatgaagaaaaacccttgaatgagtaggtgtgtccaaacgtttgactggtactgtatattacacCAACTGACTGGTTCTTCTGATGTTCACACAGGAGATCATGTTGAGACATTCTCTACATCCAGAGAGCAACAGCAGGAAGATCACAGAGCTAACAGGTCTCACCACTGCCCACATTGTGAGGAGATTTTCCCAATTCTATCAAAGCTAAAAATACACCTAAAAATACATAAGGGAGAGAATCTGTATTTCTGCACTGACTGTGGGAAGAATTTCACCACATCAAGGGCTATGATAGTTCATCAGAgagtacacactggagagaagccttactcctgctctgactgtaggAAGAGTTTCTCTCAATCGAGCCACCTAAAACAACAtgaacgtatacatacaggagagaagccttactcctgctctgtctgTGGAAATAGTTTCTCTGGACGTGGACATCTAAAACAACATGaacgtatacacacaggagagaagccttactcctgctctgactgttgGAAGAGTTTCTCTCACTCGAGCCACCTAAAACAACATGaacgtatacacacaggagagaagccttactcctgctctgactgtggaaaatgCTTCACACAATCGTCTCAGCTAAAAgttcaccagagaacacacacaggagagaagccttactcctgctctgactgtgggaataAGTTCTCTCACCTGGGCCACTTTAAAACACATGaacgtatacacacaggagagaagccttactcctgctctgactgtggaaaatgCTTCACAACATCAACTGAGCTAAAAgttcaccagagaacacacacaggagagaagccttactcctgctctgactgtggaaaatgCTTCACAACATCAACTGAGCTAAAAgttcaccagagaacacacacaggagagaagccttacttctGCTCTGACTGTAGTGCGAGTTTCTCTCAATCGAGCCACCTGAAACGACATGaacgtatacacacaggagagaagccttactactgctctgactgtggaaaatgTTTTAAATCATCAGCTGAGCTAAACggtcatcagagaacacacacacgagagaagcCTTTCTTCTGCTCTTACTGTGGCAAGAACTTCTCCCGATTGTCCAATGTAAAAACACACCAACGGCTACACACTTGAGAGAAGCCTTATCAGTTCTCTCACACCAGCTAAGATTTGTCACTCCACTTAATTCTCATCTCATAAAATAATTGGCAATGTTGAATTGGATCAAATGAAGAAAGTGTAGAACACTATTGTGATACAATTGTTTCTCACTGTGAGAGAACAATGCAGGGGAAAGGGAGCATCATAGAATGTTAGCCTCTCTTTACTGATGAGTGTACATCTGGTCAGttttgctgtgtttttttttagCCCGCGTctatagagacacataccagctctattGGTAGCACGGGTACTACCAGCAGTACCGCACCTGTCGACttcacaag includes:
- the LOC112239025 gene encoding zinc finger protein 501-like isoform X2 gives rise to the protein MRTMRTSLACPSPSTVSPNLQSLGPECDSGAQFALQDPEMASVKLEDCSQTLELNVNIKDEEEEEKIGTSVSHGDHVETFSTSREQQQEDHRANRSHHCPHCEEIFPILSKLKIHLKIHKGENLYFCTDCGKNFTTSRAMIVHQRVHTGEKPYSCSDCRKSFSQSSHLKQHERIHTGEKPYSCSVCGNSFSGRGHLKQHERIHTGEKPYSCSDCWKSFSHSSHLKQHERIHTGEKPYSCSDCGKCFTQSSQLKVHQRTHTGEKPYSCSDCGNKFSHLGHFKTHERIHTGEKPYSCSDCGKCFTTSTELKVHQRTHTGEKPYSCSDCGKCFTTSTELKVHQRTHTGEKPYFCSDCSASFSQSSHLKRHERIHTGEKPYYCSDCGKCFKSSAELNGHQRTHTREKPFFCSYCGKNFSRLSNVKTHQRLHT
- the LOC112239025 gene encoding zinc finger protein 501-like isoform X3 encodes the protein MASVKLEDCSQTLELNVNIKDEEEEEKIGTSVSHVSPNLQSLGPECDSGAQFALQDPEMASVKLEDCSQTLELNVNIKDEEEEEKIGTSVSHGDHVETFSTSREQQQEDHRANRSHHCPHCEEIFPILSKLKIHLKIHKGENLYFCTDCGKNFTTSRAMIVHQRVHTGEKPYSCSDCRKSFSQSSHLKQHERIHTGEKPYSCSVCGNSFSGRGHLKQHERIHTGEKPYSCSDCWKSFSHSSHLKQHERIHTGEKPYSCSDCGKCFTQSSQLKVHQRTHTGEKPYSCSDCGKCFTTSTELKVHQRTHTGEKPYSCSDCGKCFTTSTELKVHQRTHTGEKPYFCSDCSASFSQSSHLKRHERIHTGEKPYYCSDCGKCFKSSAELNGHQRTHTREKPFFCSYCGKNFSRLSNVKTHQRLHT
- the LOC112239025 gene encoding zinc finger protein 501-like isoform X1, which produces MASVKLEDCSQTLELNVNIKDEEEEEKIGTSVSHVSPNLQSLGPECDSGAQFALQDPEMASVKLEDCSQTLELNVNIKDEEEEEKIGTSVSHGDHVETFSTSREQQQEDHRANRSHHCPHCEEIFPILSKLKIHLKIHKGENLYFCTDCGKNFTTSRAMIVHQRVHTGEKPYSCSDCRKSFSQSSHLKQHERIHTGEKPYSCSVCGNSFSGRGHLKQHERIHTGEKPYSCSDCWKSFSHSSHLKQHERIHTGEKPYSCSDCGKCFTQSSQLKVHQRTHTGEKPYSCSDCGNKFSHLGHFKTHERIHTGEKPYSCSDCGKCFTTSTELKVHQRTHTGEKPYSCSDCGKCFTTSTELKVHQRTHTGEKPYFCSDCSASFSQSSHLKRHERIHTGEKPYYCSDCGKCFKSSAELNGHQRTHTREKPFFCSYCGKNFSRLSNVKTHQRLHT